The Deinococcota bacterium genomic interval CCGTTGCAGTGGGCATCGCCATCGTCTTCAGCGCGGTGATGACCTTTCTCATCGCCAAGGGTGTCGGGTTGATCGTGCCGCTGCGGGTTGCGGACAAGCTCGAGGACTTCGGCATGGACACCTCGATGCACGGCGAGGAGGCCTACGGCGACGGCGAGGGCGCCCTGCTCATCCCCGAGGGCCAGGTCACAGCCGGCGCCTACGCGCCCACAGCGGCGGGTAGCAAGGTATGAAGATGATCGTGGCGGTCATCCGCAAGGAGAGGCTGAACGAGGTCCTTACGGCGCTGTTTGCCGCCGACGTTCACGGCATCACCGTGTCCACCGTCCAGGGTCACGGCGGCGAGCGCGAGCGCGTCCAGACCTACCGCGGCATGACCGTCAAGATGGAGCTCCTGGAAAAGGTGCGCTTGGACATCGCC includes:
- a CDS encoding P-II family nitrogen regulator; translated protein: MKMIVAVIRKERLNEVLTALFAADVHGITVSTVQGHGGERERVQTYRGMTVKMELLEKVRLDIAVSEPWVERTVGTILESARTGEVGDGKVFVLPVEKAYRIRTGEEDAEAITPVAAR